The bacterium genome contains the following window.
AGCTTTAAGACCTCTCCTTGAATTGGCTTTTCCTGGCTCTGTTTCGATTTTCTGGCAAGGTGTTGGTGCTGATGCCCGTCCACGTCAGGTAGCTAATGGTATGCACTGGCGTGCGATGACTCATAGCGAACTTCCTAAAATAGGGGAGTGCTTATTTGCTGAGGTTATGAAAGTTCTTATCAACCAAATGGTACCTATCAAGAACCTCGATTTTGGCTCTGCAATAGAGGTTGTTAAACTTCCGATTGCAGATCTTAATGTAACAAAAGAAGACCTTCAAAAACAGTTAGATGAAGCAAAATATGAAATAACCAAAAACTGTATACGTAAAATGATTGCAATGGAAAAACTTCCTGAATATTTCCCAATGCCTATCCAGATGATTAGGTTTAATGAACAGTTTTCTTTAGTGGGGATAGCTGCTGAGGTTCTTTGCGGGCTTGGAGAAAAGGTTGGAGAAAAGATTTCAACAGAATATAAAATGGTTCTTGGGTATACCAATGGAGCACATATGTATCTGCCCTGTAAAGAAGAACTCAAGAGAGGTGGGTATGAAACTATGTCTGTGTATGACCTTCTGCCTTCTCCTCTTGCTCCAGAGATGGAAAGTGTTCTGACTGGTAAAACAGCAGAATTTGATGAAAAACTTAAGAAGTAAAATCTTTACGAAGAACGAAGATCTGACCTTTGTTTAAAGGAGGAAAGAATATGGGGAAAATTCTTATTGGTTGGGGTGAAAAAGATATAACTCCCAATGAAAAAGTAAACCTTTTTGGACATTTTGCAGAGAGGGTGACTGATAAAGTAAGGGACCCTATAACAGCAACTGCTCTTTTTATTGGAGACGGAAAAGATTATGCTATTATGGTATCTTGTGACGTGTGTATAATTGCTCAGGATGTGATTGATATGTGTAGAAAAGAGTTGAAGAAAGAAGTCCCAGAAATAGATACCAAAAAAGTCATCTTTAACGCAACCCATACACACGATGCGCCAGGGGTTGCTTCTTGGATATATCCACCTGTTCCCAAAGGTGTTATGTCTCCAGAGGAATATTCTGTGTTTTTTAAGGACCGAGTTGTAGAAGCCATAAAAGAGGCTTGGGTAGATAAAAAATCTGGAGGTGTTAGTTGGGCTTACGGGCAGGCAGTTGTTGGTCATAGCAGGCGAACCTGCTATTTTGAAAAAAGTGTTTCTAAAAAGAGTGCTCCGGGGGTGTTGACAGAAGGTTATAGCGTAATGTACGGAAAGACCGATAACCCTAACTTTAGCCATTTTGAAGGATATGTTGACCACGGAGTAGATATTCTGTTTACCTTTGATAGTAAAAAGAAGTTAACAGGGGTTATTGTTAATATTGCCTGTACTTCTCAAGAAACTGAAGGGTTGATGGAGATTTCTGCTGATTTCTGGCACGAAACAAGAAACGAACTTAGAAAAAAATTTGGTAAAAACTTAAAAGTGTTGCCTCAATGTGCTGCTGCCGGTGACCTATCGCCTCACTTGCTTATAGAAAAGAAGGCTAACGACAGGATGTTAAAACTTAAAGGTATTGATATGAGGCAAGAGATAGCAAATAGGTTATCTTATGCAGTTGAAGAGGTCTACCCTTATGCAAGGAAAGATATAAAGAAAGACCTCCCCTTTAAGCATAAGATGAAAAAAGTTAAACTTCAAAGAAGACAATTTAAGAAAGAAGAGATTAAAATATTAAAAGAAGATTACAAATCTCTTCTGGCAAAAAAATCTAAATCTCATAACGAGAAATATGTGAATTATATATATCTAAAAAGGTGTGAAGAGGCTTTGAACCGCTATGAACTACAAAAGACCGAACCTGAATATTCAACTGAGGTTCATACTGTAAGGATTGGAGATATTGTTATTGCAACCAACCAGTTTGAACTTTATTTGGATTTTGGGTTACGTATTAAAGCACGTAGCCCTTTTGTGCAGACATTTATTGTTCAGTTAAGTGGTGCTGGAACTTATGTGCCTACTGAGAAAGGTTTGCTTGGAAAAGGGTATAGCGCTTCTGTTTATGATAGTATTGTTGGTCCAGAAGGTGGGCAACAACTTGTAGAAG
Protein-coding sequences here:
- a CDS encoding neutral/alkaline non-lysosomal ceramidase N-terminal domain-containing protein, whose translation is MGKILIGWGEKDITPNEKVNLFGHFAERVTDKVRDPITATALFIGDGKDYAIMVSCDVCIIAQDVIDMCRKELKKEVPEIDTKKVIFNATHTHDAPGVASWIYPPVPKGVMSPEEYSVFFKDRVVEAIKEAWVDKKSGGVSWAYGQAVVGHSRRTCYFEKSVSKKSAPGVLTEGYSVMYGKTDNPNFSHFEGYVDHGVDILFTFDSKKKLTGVIVNIACTSQETEGLMEISADFWHETRNELRKKFGKNLKVLPQCAAAGDLSPHLLIEKKANDRMLKLKGIDMRQEIANRLSYAVEEVYPYARKDIKKDLPFKHKMKKVKLQRRQFKKEEIKILKEDYKSLLAKKSKSHNEKYVNYIYLKRCEEALNRYELQKTEPEYSTEVHTVRIGDIVIATNQFELYLDFGLRIKARSPFVQTFIVQLSGAGTYVPTEKGLLGKGYSASVYDSIVGPEGGQQLVEETLKLMK